GGGTAAAAAGTGTTTGGGTAGATGCGGGGGGAAAGAGGGTGacgaggaggaggaaagagggtgGCGAGAGGGAGCAGGGAAAGAGGGTtgggaaaaaaatgggaaaataatttggGGTAGATGGAGGGCAGAAAAGAGAGTGGCAGGCAGGCTAGGGCAGAGAAGACGACGAGTGGGAAAGGGCGGAAGACTGTGAAAGACGGTGGGGAAAATTCTGGGGGGTAGATGGAGGGGGGAAAGAGGGAGGTGAGCGGAAGTGGGGAGACGGCTTTGCGAAAAGACTATGGGGAAATGTGTTCGGGTaaatggggaagggaaggagggtggCAAGGAGGAGCGGAGGAAAAGACGACGAGGAGAAGTTTTGGGTAGATGAAGGGGGGAAAAGACAATGGTGAGCAGCAGGATTGGGGAGAATGCTTTGGGAAAAGGTGGGGGAAAATGTTTTTGCTTAGATGAAGGAGCAAAAGAGGGTGATGACAGTGGGACGGGGAAAAAGAAGGTGGCCAGGGAGAAGGGGAAAAGACGGTGGGAAAAAACTGGGGAAAGTGTTTGGGAAGATGGATGGGGAAAAGGGTGGTGAGCGGGAGAGTAGAGAAGGCTTtacaaaatggggaaaaatggTGGGGAAAATGTTTTGGGGTagatggaggaagaaaaagggtGGTGAGGGGGAGGGGGCAAAGACGGTCGAGAAAAGAAGGTGGGAAAATAGTGGTGGGGGACAAAGGTTTGGGgtagattttttaaatcagattatttgtatttttgcttttgagtaGTTTCAGTTAGTTATGTATTTTGTGTATTAACCCCTTGActgatgcacagtttgcaaatactttttccgTTCTCTGAGGTGTTTCTTCATTCtactgattgcttcctctgctttgcagaagcttttaagttttacataattacgtctttgcttttgttgcttgtgcttttgagaaGTTTAATATAATGacatctttgcttttgttgcttgtgcttttgatgtctgTTTGAAAATTCCTTGTCCTCATCAATTTCATGAAGCAtttattctatgttttcttctctagtagtttcatagtttgaggtcctacatttaaatctttattttgagtagatttttgtgtatggtaagaTAACGGCCTAGATGTATTCTTGTATATGTGGGCGTTGGGTTATCCTAGCACAGTTTATTGAACAAATGTGTGCTCTTGATGcctttgttaaaaatgagttGACCATAAATGCgtgaatttatttctgatttctctattctgtttcacttgTCTATGTCTGTCTGTCATTCCTTCGTTTCCCTGTTTCTCCCCCACCCCTTTTTTtgatagtaccatgctgttttgatagtaccatgctgttttgatagtaccatgctgttttgatgatagtaccatgctgttttgatagtaccatgctgttttgatgatagtaccatgctgttttgatagtaccatgctgttttgatgatagtaccatgctgttttgatagtaccatgctgttttgatagtaccatgctgttttgatgatagtaccatgctgttttgatagtaccatgctgttttgatgatagtaccatgctgttttgatagtaccatgctgttttgatgatagtaccatgctgttttgatagtaccatgctgttttgatgatagtaccatgctgttttgatagtaccatgctgttttgatgatagtaccatgctgttttgatgatagtaccatgctgttttgatgatagtaccatgctgttttgatagtaccatgctgtttgttttgatagtaccatgctgttttgatagtACCATGCTTACTATAGatttgtagtatgttttgaagttaggtgtgatgcctccaggttttctttttattccagaTTCTTTTGTCTATCTGAggtattttgcatttccatgtgaattttaggatttttttttctatttctatgaagaatgtgtTTTGTAATTTAACACGCATTGCATTGATTCTGTAGATCACATTAGGTGATATagatattttatgaatattcttCTAGTGCATGGGCacgggatatctttccatttacttgtgtcTGCTTTAATAGCTTTCAtctatgttttatagttttcattgtgggATCTTTTGTTGTTGGTTAAGTTTATccctaaatataatttttttggtaatgaaatagctttcttgatttctttgttAGGTATTTCACTATTGGTACATGGGTGTGCTActcatttttatatgttgatattGTATCTTGCAACTTGACTAAATTATTTCTAGTAGgtgattttgtggaatctttacgattatatatatgtgtgtgtatatatatgtgcacatgatcatgtcacctgcaaacagagacggtttgacttccttttttccaatttggatgcctttcgCTGCATTCTCCTGTCTAATTGCCCTACCTAGGACTTCCGGTACTGTGATGAATAAAAGTGGTGTAAAAGTAGCCACACTTGTTCCAGGCGTTAGAGGAAGAGCTTTTAACCTTTCCCCATGGATTACGATGTTAgccgtgggtttgtcatatatggcctttattgcaccgagatatgttccttctgtaCTTACGTTGTTCGGGTTTtgtcatgaaggaatgttgatttttatttttttcagcatcTGCTGAAATGATTGTATGGTTTTAGCTCTTGATTCGCTGAATGTGATGTCGCACATTTAATTATATGTGTTTTATTGAATCATCCTTATattcctgggatgaatcccacttgatcaggGCAGATCATCTTTTTATTGTGTTGTCAAAtgcaattttcaagtattttgctgaggatttttttgcatctgtgttcatcagggatatttaaaatgcctgtggttttctttttgtgttatttCCTGGTCCGGTTTTTGTACCAGGGTCATGCTGTCCTCATAGAACAAGTTTTGAAGACTtcctttctcttcaattttttggggAATATTTTGAGTAAAATTGGTATTAgctctcttttaaaaatgcttggtAAAATTCAGCGGTAAAAACCATGATTGTGTTTTGTTTGACGGAAAACTTTTTATTGCTGCTTTAATtacattactcattattggtctgttcaggttgttttttgtttgtttgtttgtttgtttgatatggagtcttgctctgtcgcccaggctggagggcagtggcatggtctcagctcactgcaagctccgcctcctgggttcacaccattctcctgcctcagtctcccaattagctgcgactacaggtgcccgccaccacgcccggctaattttttgtatttttagtagagacggggtttcaccgtgttagccaggatggtctcaatctcctgaccttgtgattcacccgcctcagcctcccaaagtgctgggattacaggcatgagccaccgtgcccagcctcaggttttttatttatcattctaTCTTGGGAATTTgttatgtgtccagaaatttattcaCTTCTCCTAGATTTTTCAACTTGTTTTTACATAGGTGTTTTTAGTCATCTCTTAGAATCCTTCATGTTTCTGTGttatcaattgtaatgtctcctttttcatctatgattttgttttgtttttcttttccttagacTAGTTAAAGCTtgtcaattttgatttttttctgaaagatcCAGCTCTTTGTTCCattgactttttgtattttttgtttctatttttaaaatttcttctctaATCTTTATGATATTCTTTCTactaattttagcattttatttttctcgtTTTTCTCATTACTTGAGGTGTACTGTCAGGTTGgctatttgagatctttctacttttctgatgTAGGCGTTTATAGCTATGCCCTTTTCCTCTTacaactgcttttgctgcatcccacaggatttgttatgttgtgtttctattcttttttcaatacattttttatttattggttgTTCATGAGCATGtgttttaatttccatatatttgtagaGTTTTTCCTCCTGCTACTGATTTCTAGTactattccactgtggtcaggaaagatacttgatatgatttcagtttttaaaaatgtgttgtgaCTTGTTTTTTGGCCTAACGCatagtctatcctggagaataatCCATATACTATTCAGTGGAATGTGCATTGTGCAGTTGCGGAGTGGAAAGCTGTGTAaatgttaggtccatttggtatAGAGTACAGTTTAACTGATGACGTTTTgttgtctagatgatctgtccattGAGGATAGTGGGGTGTTGATTATAGTGGAGTGCTGAGGTATTCTATTACTGTATTGCCATCCATCTGTCCTTTAAGGtctgttaatatttgcttctGTATTTAGTTGCTTGAGTGCGGGTTGCATATGCACTTACAATTGTTAGGCTGCTGtttacttctttttcattttataattatctcatttttttctttttttgacgcAAGTATATATAATCTAAGTACAGCTACTTCTGCTTTTTTGGTTTCCACTGGTATGGGATATCTTAtcatctcttcactttcagtctgtgtATGCCTGTAGGTGAACTGAGTTTCCTGTAGGCAGTATGTAATTGGGTCTTGtcttttaatccattcagccactctgtcttaattggagaatttaattcatttatattcaaaGTTATTACTAACAGGTAAAAACATACTACTGCCATTTTTTACtggttttctggttgttttgctgctctctcttttttcttttgttctttctcccttcctcttttctctcagatctctcttgctctctttctttcttttctttcctccttcccttccttcctgtctttgtTTGTAGTGAGGTAATTTTTTCTGGTAGTGTGTTTTAATTCCTTACTTTAAATTTTAGGGTGtctgttattgatttttgttttctgattacCATGAGGCTAAACAACGTGATTATAACAAGTTGCTTTAAACTGAAGAAAACTTAGCTTTGATttgtcccagctacccaggaggctcaggcgggaggattgcttgacccttgGAGGCCGAGGTTACAGTGGGTTGAGCTCGCGcgactgcactctccagcctgggtgacagagtgagaccttgtctcacaaaacagataaataaataaacaaacaatagcTTATAATGAATTCTGATTGTAAATTTTGAGCGGATGATTGATAAGGTATAAAGAAGACAGTGAAAATCATTCATAATCTCATTACCCAAATATAACTACTCCTAATGTTTTGGTACATATGCTTCCTAATTCAtaaccctccctccctctctctctccctctctctctctctctctctctctctctctcacacacacacacatacacacaaaatagaTACATTTTACACACAGATACAATTTTATtgtaacattttaagaaaaatggctttgtaattttttgtttaaaaatatggtGAATATCTTTTGTGAATAATactcatataaaatattatacatctTAGTTTTAAGATTGTGGTTCCTGCTCTTTGGGGTGGCAGGTACACTTCTTGCTAAAACAAATCATCTCGGTGTCTTTGATTTTCCTTCTGTCCCTTAGGCTATTGCTTTTAGAAGTAGGGCCTGGATCTCCCTTCTGTTTGCTTGGGGGTAAACACATGGTATCATGGGGTTATGAACACATGTTGCCTGTGCCAGATAGCAACACTGCCTCCAGTCTTGAAAATAAAGGTAATGTAAGAGTTTTTGCCCTCTGATTAATACTAAGATGTAAATAAAGTGGGTTTAGATCATTGTAGCAAATGATttagatataactctgtgtgtTCCTTTTAATTAAGAGCTCAAGATTTCTATAGAGTATGTGTATTGTGGGCTTtatcagtaaaaatataaaagctgatACTGGGTGAGGTAAGAAAATGAATAGGTTTTACTATCACCAGGAAAAAGGTATCATCCATACACTCTTGCCAAGGAGACATGAATTACTTAAATTGACTTCTGGATATTTGAGTTTGAGAATGATAATgttaagttgaattttttttggcTGCTAATAGAATGTGAGGTTTTACTGCTTGATAATATTTCTTTTAGTAATTGATTGTGTGTGTTAATGAACCTTCCTGTCAAAAGCAAAAAACTAAAGAGGTTCAAGGGAGCATGAATTATTAACATCTCCTTTAAACAAATAggctagattttttaaaaattttctttttgagacagagtattactctgctgcccaggctggagtgcagtggcaacatctctgctaactgcaacctctgcctcccagtttcaagtgattctcctgcctcagcctcttgagtagctgggattacaggtgcctgccaccacacccagctgattattgtatttttagtggagatggggtttcaccatgtttgccaggctggactcaaactcctgacctcaggtgatctgccctcctcggcttcccaaagtgctgggattacaggcatgagccaccgcgcctgcccaTCACCTTCTTACTTGGAGTCTTGTGTGAAACACGCCACGGAATTCACATTTACTTACAGCTGGGGGAAGCTGCCCACCTTGTGTGATAAGGTTGGAGCCTGTCTGCCACACCTCCCTGTGTGTCTCCACGTGTCCTCAGGCCTGCTGGGGGGCTCCCTTGCCCTGGTGTCTCATGCAGAGGAAGGACGTGGTGTGTGTGGACAGCCAGCCTGGCGGTGGTGCGTAGTGACTGCCCAGCCAGTGGAAGCTGCTGCTCTTGCCTCTTCGGACTGTCCCTCCCCTGTCTAGGACGTCACTTCATCTAAACACTGCAGGTTGAGCCCAGTAGGAAAATGAGAactgctctttttctttctttttttttttttttttttttttttttgagacggagtcttgctctgtagcccgggctggagtgcagtggccggatctcagctcactgcaagctccgcctcccgggtttacgccattctcctgcctcagcctcctgagtagctgggactacaggcgcccgccacctcgcccggctagtttttttttgtatttttagtagagacgaggtttcaccgtgttagccaggatggtctcgatctcctgacctcgtgatccgcccgtctcggcctcccaaagtgctgggattacaggcttgagccaccgcgcccggcctgctctttttctttctttctttttcttttttttttttttttttaaatacagagtctcactctgttgcctaggctggagtacagtggtatgatctcggctcactgcaatctccacctccagggctcaagagattctcctgccatagcctcccaagtagctgggactacaggcacgtgccactatgcccagctaatttttcttttgtatttttagtagagacaggccaACCTAGTCtttaactcttcttttttttttttctttttttttcttctgagatggagtctcactctgtctcccaggctggagtgcagtgagtggcgtaatctcggctcactacaagctccgcctcccgggttcacaccattctcctgcgtcagcctcccgagtagctggaactacaggcgcccaccaccacgcccggctaattttttgtatttttagtagagatggggtttcaccgtgttagccaggatggtcttgatctcctgaccttgtgatctgcccacctcggcctcccaaagtgctgagatttcaagtgtgagccaccgcactcagcctagTCTTTAACCcttgacctcaactgatccatctgccttggcctcccaaagtgctggggttacaagaatgagcccctgtgcccggccgaacttcccttttctttccttttcttggtaTTTTGAAAGTGAACAGCCATGgaacagctttttctttttcttatttttttttttttggtagagacaaggtctccctaggtggcccaggctggtctcaaactcctggactcagcaGCCGGTGTTTTCAGCTGGTGCGGATCCAGCTGGTATGCTCGTTAGGCTTCTAACTGAAGGAAGTGTCCACTGTAATCTCGCTGGCATCCCATCACCTTCCAGAAGCAGGGCGTCCGCCAGCTGTGTGTGCTCTTGGCCCCTGCTGAGCCTGTGCGCGGGGTGCTCGTCTTGCCTGTTTCCCAACCCCTTGTTTTGGGTGAGATCCCGCCCAGCTGGCAcgggagggaggatggggagtGGCCACCACTGTGGTTTGTTGCACAGTGAGTTCGGTGGCTGTCCTGCCTGGGCCGGGCACCCATATTTCTCCCGCTTGGCTGCAGCTCCAGCCCTTCTCCGTCCCCTGTAGCTTCCTGCCCAGTCCCACACCGCACAGAACTCCAGTGTCCCCTCCCCTAGACTTTTACACACACCTGGTAAGTCGGGCCCGGGACCCACAGCTCCATAATGTGAACTGTACACGGCCTGGCGGGTCGAGGTGCTAAGGTTGCCCCTCACCTTTACGAGACCTCAGCTTATACCGGGTGTGCAAGCTCTGGGGCCCTCAGAGCCCAAGCTCCCCGCCTGAGGGTCTAGGGCTGTGGCCTCACCTGCCCATAGTCCTGCAGTGACCTCTGTCATGAGTCCAGCCGGCTCGAGCCGGGCGAGGAGCAGCAGTACCTGGACACGCTGAAGCAGCTGTCCAAGCGCATCAGTCCCCGCACCGCGTGGTCAACAAGATCGACAAGAACGAAGGTGGGCTGCGGCCGGGGTGGGGGCCAGCGCCCTGGGGATGCCACTGGGCTCGTGTCTGAGTGTCCCCTCTGCTGTCCCAGACAGAAAAAAGGACCTGAGCAAGATGAAGAGCCATCTAGACATTGTGACAGGCCTCTCCAAGCTGTGAACTTTGCCCACAGCCCACGGACGGTCCCCAAGGGCAGGGGTGGCCCAGCTGTGGACGGGCACTTGGTAGTGATGTGGGTTTAGCAAAGGCACCAGGCAGCTCTTTGGGACCTGGACAGAGGCCTCCAAGGCTCCACTCGTGTGCTGGCCTTTGAGTCCAGGCTTCATCTTGGCCAGTGCCCAGCCTTTGCCCTACTCCTGACCACTGCTGTGGCCCTCACGCTGGCCATCACAGCCAGGCCTCATCCAGCCAGTAGCTGGGGGCCCAGCTTGCGGTGGCCTGACCATCAGCTGGCTGTGATGGGCCTGAACCTGACCTGGAGTTCTGCCCCTGACTTCCCAGTGACTGTGGGCAGGCAGCTGCATCTCAGTTACCCCATTTGCAGCCCATGTGTGCTGTCATGAAAATGAAACAAGACGGTGCTGGTGAGAAGCAGGTGGAAGGCAGGGTCACTGGCCACAGGCTGCTGTGAGCTCAGGCAGCACCTCAGAACTGCATGGGCATTGGCCTGTACCTCCCTCTCATCTAAACTCAGGCTGTCCCCGCACCCCCATCTAGAAGCATCTCTCTGTTCTGCTTGTCTGGATAGAGTGCCAGTCCTTATTGGGCAGTCCTCCGGGCCTTCCTGAGTTGATCCTTAGGGTTATAGGACTGGGTGGTACACGGATTGGCCTAGATGCgactgaggccttcccagcctgGTCAGGGGCCTGGCCACTGTCCCTTCTCTTGACTCACTGCCAACAGGGATGGGCAGCTCCTGAGGGTGAGGGCCGCCTGCCTAGACTCTGGGTCTGGGAACAGCTGGTCAGCTGAAGGGAGCTCCTGCAGAGGTTTCTGAGGGCGGAGGTCCAGTGACGGTGGTTGGGATCCCAGATCCCAGCCTGAGACCAGCCATGTCTCCCAACCCTCCAGCACGGAGCTCAGCCTGAGTTCCCTCTCTCTGCAGGTCCCCTGAAGACCTTGCCAAAGTGTGACATCACCCTGGAGAAACTCAAGAATGACATGGCAGTGGTGAGTGGGATGCTGGGGACCCCTAGGGGAACTGGGGCTCCCCCAAGAGCTCCTGGGAGCACCACAGCAGGGTCCTTCCAGGTCAGGGCGGCTGGGTGGGGACTGGGCCTGACCTGAGACCCTGCCCACCAGGCCTCTTCCGGGCCAGGTTTGCTGTGCTGGGTGGGCACATGGGAGAAGTCACCCTCTGTCTACAGCCCCCATGGGTGCCTCTGCCACCCGGCCCAGAGGAGTCAGGGGCTGTGGGGGTGGGGATTACACCCAGGATCGGCCAGCATTGTCTGCACAAgggtggaggctgagagagaggCGTTGGGAATCAGGCTGTGAGTGAGGACGGGCCTGGGGTGGGAAGGCCCCCCAAATGAAGAACCCTCGGGTCCTGGGCTGCTGACCGTGCCCATCTTGCCTCCAACCCACTGCCCCGGTGCCGCTGACCAAACAGCAGCACCTGTGCCAGCAGCTCCTGGatgccatcctggccaacatctgCTCACCTGTCTTCAGCCATTCCCTGCGCATTTGCTTCAGCCATGACTGTCAGCCACGGCCCACTCATCACGTACATCCAGCTGGGCTGGGCTTTGTGGAGGGCAGCTGGCCAGCCCTGGGCCATATGTACCCAGTGTGGTCACCATGCTGCCTTCTCAAGGCCCCGGTGGTATGCACCCAGAAGCATAGGCTTGAGGATGACCAGCGGCAGAGCACCCCCAGCGTGCTGCAAGGCGAGGTGGCCAGGCTGGACCCCAAGTGCATGATAAACCTGGACCCTTCTCACTGCAGCTACAATGGCACCGTCCACTCGATCTGCAAGTTGGGCGAGTGTCCAGGAGCGTCAGGCTGGCGCTGGTTAGCAAACCTTGACCGCAGCCCCAGGCCTCTGCCGTTTGAGCCGGAGGGCACAGTGCCCGGACCCCGCCCTGTGTTCACGCTCTGCAGGCTGTCTGCCCTGTCTTCACATACACCGAGCTCAGGACAGACTCGCCATGTCTCTGCCCCCGCCGCCAGAGCCCACGCACCCTCGTCTCCCCAACACAGATGTGGCGCTGCTTGCCTGTGGCCCTGGGGAGGTGGTGGGCAGGACCTGTGGGTACCCATCCATGCAGGGCACTCCGGGCTTCAGGTTTGGAAATCCGAGAGTCAGAGAGACCTCCAGGCTTTGCCACAAGCCTCACCAGAACCTCCTCGGGTGTGAAGAGTCCTGTTCGGGAGCAGAGTTGTAAGGCAGGGCAGGCCGGGCCTTGTCCAGTCACAGGTACAGCCTTGTGTGTTGCAAACGACAAGGACCTCCCAAGTGTGCCACCACGTGCCCACCGACTGCCGTGCCCAGAGTCCGCGATGGATGGACCGACAGTGGCTGTACAGTGGGCAGACCCAGAGGAGCTGTGTGGGGGCTCAGGGCAGGCAGGGGTTGTTCGGAAAACCAGGCTCCCAGTGCAGTAGGGACAGCCTCTGTGCACTCCAGCCCCTCCCAGCTCAGGCCCTTCCATCCCCTTTCTGGCTCACCCTGTGCTGACAGGAGCGGGTTGTCCACCAGTGAGAGAGGGTCTCTGCTCTCCCCTGTGTCCTTTTGCCCCTTCATCTTGTGTCAGGTCAGCTGTCCAGGGTGGCTGTGTTCAGTGGCCGAGGGGTGAGAAAGCTGCGGCTTAAGGACAGACCCTGCTCTTCCAGAGCCCACTAGGGAGCTCAGCGCAGCTGACGTGTCCTACCAGTAGCTTGGGCACACAGGGCCCCATCTAGGTGACATGGCACCAGAGAGCCACGTTGACAGGGATCAGTCTCCCTGAGCCCAGAGCTGGCACACAGCAGAGCCAGGGCTAGGTCCCCAAGACTGTCAGAGGCAAAGCCCTGGGCTCCAAATTCCATTCAGATTCAGTTCTTCACTGATGATGAGGCTCTGGGAGGAGAGCCCTACAGCCAGGCAGGCAGCGTGCAGGGCTCCTTCTGGTGTTTCAGCCAATCCTGGTGTGCAGGGCGGGTGTGCAGGGCCTGGGTGCGGTGCCGACTGCCTCAGGCTCACGCCCACTGTTCTGTTGCAGGCACC
The sequence above is drawn from the Macaca mulatta isolate MMU2019108-1 chromosome 12, T2T-MMU8v2.0, whole genome shotgun sequence genome and encodes:
- the LOC100426235 gene encoding uncharacterized protein LOC100426235 isoform X2, with translation MVSWGYEHMLPVPDSNTASSLENKGPLKTLPKCDITLEKLKNDMAVQHLCQQLLDAILANICSPVFSHSLRICFSHDCQPRPTHHVHPAGLGFVEGSWPALGHMYPVWSPCCLLKAPVVCTQKHRLEDDQRQSTPSVLQGEVARLDPKCMINLDPSHCSYNGTVHSICKLGECPGASGWRWHQALPQVGAPLRDLQAATAPGQALGYHLAQHLCPEHPPGLPPGCLARTAGMARDLIGAKDTRLLSDTSRCWLPWRAWS
- the LOC100426235 gene encoding uncharacterized protein LOC100426235 isoform X3, translating into MAVQHLCQQLLDAILANICSPVFSHSLRICFSHDCQPRPTHHVHPAGLGFVEGSWPALGHMYPVWSPCCLLKAPVVCTQKHRLEDDQRQSTPSVLQGEVARLDPKCMINLDPSHCSYNGTVHSICKLGECPGASGWRWLANLDRSPRPLPFEPEGTVPGPRPVFTLCRLSALSSHTPSSGQTRHVSAPAARAHAPSSPQHRCGAACLWPWGGGGQDLWVPIHAGHSGLQVWKSESQRDLQALPQASPEPPRV
- the LOC100426235 gene encoding uncharacterized protein LOC100426235 isoform X1, with the protein product MVSWGYEHMLPVPDSNTASSLENKGPLKTLPKCDITLEKLKNDMAVQHLCQQLLDAILANICSPVFSHSLRICFSHDCQPRPTHHVHPAGLGFVEGSWPALGHMYPVWSPCCLLKAPVVCTQKHRLEDDQRQSTPSVLQGEVARLDPKCMINLDPSHCSYNGTVHSICKLGECPGASGWRWLANLDRSPRPLPFEPEGTVPGPRPVFTLCRLSALSSHTPSSGQTRHVSAPAARAHAPSSPQHRCGAACLWPWGGGGQDLWVPIHAGHSGLQVWKSESQRDLQALPQASPEPPRV
- the LOC100426235 gene encoding uncharacterized protein LOC100426235 isoform X4, which encodes MAVQHLCQQLLDAILANICSPVFSHSLRICFSHDCQPRPTHHVHPAGLGFVEGSWPALGHMYPVWSPCCLLKAPVVCTQKHRLEDDQRQSTPSVLQGEVARLDPKCMINLDPSHCSYNGTVHSICKLGECPGASGWRWHQALPQVGAPLRDLQAATAPGQALGYHLAQHLCPEHPPGLPPGCLARTAGMARDLIGAKDTRLLSDTSRCWLPWRAWS